In the genome of Rhodothermales bacterium, the window GTCGTTCCCGTACGAGTTCGACTCGCGGATCTGACCGTTCCGACCATGGATGCGGTGCTCCGCGCCCGCAGCACGGGCCTGAGAACGACCGGCTTCCGCGGCGGCGGCCTGCGTGCGGTGCGTGCTCGTGACTTGGCCGTTCGCGGTGTTCGTCCATCCCGCGCCGTTCTTGTTCGGCGTGGTGTGGACGCTGGAGGGCGTGTGTTTGGGCATATGAGTAGTAGTAGGTCTGGGCGGGTGAGTCGAAGGCAACCCCGTGCTGGAGCCGCATGGGCGTCTGGCGCTCCCGCAAGTAGAATGCCAATATAGTCACTAGTGCCACACTGTCCTACGTGTCGCACGCGGGCCATTGTACGATGTGCGGCGATATGCTTACCTTCACCCTACTCCCCTCCACTGTCGCCTATCTGTCATGCCGCACGAGATCGACACCGCCAGATTGGCCGCCGCGATCCGCGACCGTCGCAAAGACCAGAACCTCGGCGTCCGCGCCGCCTCGTCTGAGATCGGCGGCGTCAGCTCCTCGACCCTCTCGCGCGTTGAGAAAGGGAACCTCCCCGACCTCGACACCTACCTCCGACTGTGCCGCTGGCTCGGTCGACCTGCGACGTATTTCGCACGGGACCCCGGTGGCGTGGCAGCGCAGGAGACTCGGTTGCCGGACGATGTCATCGTTCAACTCCGGGCCGACCGCACCCTCGACGAGCGCACCCGCGACGCCCTCGTCACGATGATCCGCACGGCGTATGCAGCGGCAAAGCGCGGGGACATCGAGGACGAGTCCGTTTATGAGTAGGCCCCGAGAAGCGATCTACCGATAAGCAGCAGGACGATGAAGCGAGGGTTCAAATCGAAAGCGGAACGACGGGCGATCAAACTCCGGCTCGATCTCCAGCTCCAGGACACCGATCCCCTTCCAGCGCGGCGACTCGCCGGGCACCTCGGCTATCAGGTGGTACGGCCGGGCGGAGTAGGGGGGCTTCTCCAGAGCGCAGCGGACTGGTTGAGTTGCTGCGAGTGCGGCTGGTCGGCCCTCGTGCTCTCGGGCGACGGCGTACGCCTCATCGCCTATAACCCGGCGCATAGTCCAGCCCGCCAGGAGAGCAGCCTCATGCACGAGATGGCCCACCTCCTCTGCGAACACCCCAGCACCGCGTTCGACTTGGGCGGAGGGCTGGCCCTTCGCCAGTTCGTCGAGGATCACGAAGAAGAGGCCGCCTGGCTGGGGGGGTGCCTTCAGCTCCCACGCCCGGCCCTGGCTCATCACGTGTACAGACGGCGCACGCCGGAGCAGGTCGCCGAGCATTTCACGGCCAGCCTCGACATGGTCCGCTACCGCTACAGCATAACCGGACTCGCGAGGCAATTGGGGCGTCGGGGATGGACGTGAGCCTACGACTCGCGCCGTACCCTGAGCACTGGCCGGGAGGATAGGCCCCCGTATTCGAAGCCCAGCGCATCCCCCTACGCCACGTACAGCCCTGCCTCGGCCCGCACGAGCCCCAGCTCCGCCAGCGTCTCCAGCACCGGGGTCACGGTCTTAGGCCCGGCCCCCCGGAACCGCGCCGCTACGCTCCCGGCGTCGGCCGACCCCAGCGCGGCCACCGCCTGGCGGACCGCCACCGTCTGCGCTGCCATCCCCGACGGCCACGGCCGCGGCTCGGCCGCCTCGGGTTCCGGTGCCACCGTCGCCGGCAGCGCGAGCCCCGCCTGGCTCGTCGCGTCGGGGTCCTGGAACGCCGGCCGGAGGTACCGCACGACGCCCTGACGCTCCTCCTCGCGACGCTCGGCGTTGAGGGCCACGAGCCGGTCCAGTACGGCCCCCTCGAACGTCTTCGCCTCGGCGTCGAGGTCGCTCCACCCGTATGCCTCCAGGACCACCCGGTCGAGTT includes:
- a CDS encoding DUF2188 domain-containing protein, which translates into the protein MPKHTPSSVHTTPNKNGAGWTNTANGQVTSTHRTQAAAAEAGRSQARAAGAEHRIHGRNGQIRESNSYGNDPHPPRG
- a CDS encoding helix-turn-helix transcriptional regulator; translation: MPHEIDTARLAAAIRDRRKDQNLGVRAASSEIGGVSSSTLSRVEKGNLPDLDTYLRLCRWLGRPATYFARDPGGVAAQETRLPDDVIVQLRADRTLDERTRDALVTMIRTAYAAAKRGDIEDESVYE